The following coding sequences lie in one Nakaseomyces glabratus chromosome K, complete sequence genomic window:
- the SPP41 gene encoding Spp41p (CAGL0K06435g~Ortholog(s) have role in negative regulation of transcription from RNA polymerase II promoter and cytosol, nucleus localization), with amino-acid sequence MSHNQQDEEDINFQELVGNLLSTHNEQINEDETDNQQNEDPHIDLPDLHTAEDDLVAVVANAIQNMDVVEGSHQIEQTPTQTHSSHDDQMEIDKDIELDEEERQHREWARLLRQGILETEKTETDNIDHIQENEENLDDEDENLRRAILESLNELNVPQSTKQTKKASKKKKKEKDKDKNKKPEKGTEKKPDKKSEKKSEKKSEKKSEKKSEKKSEKSTDKKSDRKQEKKSDKKSTKKSDKKLIKKSDNLVIPKTPSKIQQKSNNQSEQLKTIDDDISLLNFEDVIQGFMKEGEEAGNKYATAGDDNFAADEIVEATLKAFEKELLNVTEKDKKKKKKPIRQSSTTKDTAISNLKSKTKKSKKDNKTITPNHISTVAKKHISNETPKANLQTDDDEYAKALADVVEQVVSKSFVSNEKASEMKKKAETPRAVIPPIQKRISGPSSLQKQQQVIPKEKVAQKSKSVKETKHKKDVKKQKPEKTHKLEAAEEPFDMNAIMKNAMDMAFQNHESNDLDTSVIEEFNRGLGDMTIADILAPKSLKAKKKTISKKKSSAELDDRGSDKSKSKLIATKSKLPDKVDNNNHRLPSAAVVTPSVVHETNLEEKKKDLKAKDNKTELTDLRVKTLPSSQQIKVFKVNAGGREAVNHDASAPILHKIKFSNRSDERQKTMPVTKTIETTRMKLSKQYLAAVNEAVSLVKKKRAALNKQKKEEERRLRQERKEQKKLKKLQEKEKKEKESRELEEIVAKGPPYPADLRLTKSGRPKKPYRRWTKEEMEARVQKSTEEALKPKKVKKVKKKKDKKPKKLSLNALKKIPLFNLSKGLTPLMASLSYLSDGKSSRKDSQNNNIVQKSNNMSSEEMAMNAAKNQKNATNITYYDPSCDAIVRKEIIEYHPPWVIPNNPPLTLPVVTLLRRDAIDKLVPSGKASKRKKKTSEYGTVSAREKMMSSILGPIVNTLKAAAKAKTASGASPEEASKYLATIIQYTKNTIVKALLNARSSQLQSIKTETSVRLDSPSLTNGSQTIPIFNSRKIVNSGNREGNLISPKKGTITIDDKEDTTKKHAVPIKIEEEVTIHDFTPVRTQIPWNNYHILLSNNDAIKEYERLQLWREATVNDICHNNGHINDISNDDINMINSDHGDMTDDGEMAIDPSLYGMDKSASHPIENNIEPVLSHNNKTSQPTSILIEDNELHPPSTKHIEKNFKNTPNSVGNYAHIVDINDESHSITIDVGVDESVENPLSEINETHVKFDNPKPTSRDSDAHISTGSNKADNHKSSDENNTSEEIGSQRNFNSNDNDKGPLINRLIREQLIDLDHESQKEGSMPDFSDLISNTLSSVLPEIEKSATTMKKPRKVNKETPNNVLNLDGLVPPVSKIIKKEESAERLSPTGRVNHTLPKKLVIPLNNISNSNNTLPSVKTEEKSVVKKEVVKIVKPRPVTPTFSFNIPNLKNYPGMATLVTKLLKKYLTAEEFNQFKRESNKERKRKWREANSQKNWENDLRSRLKRRANEKFGPENNEAKQKWIQEEFDSRVSKDKIKLEGSETIDRSGNTVMTDSDSLQILAGSFGKLDLARKIETEVNDIIEDFIENSNKKKRKVTKNKDIPAN; translated from the coding sequence ATGTCGCATAATCAACAAGATGAGGAAGATATAAACTTCCAGGAACTTGTAGGAAATTTATTAAGTACACATAATGAACAAATTAACGAAGACGAAACGGACAACCAGCAGAATGAGGATCCACATATCGATTTACCCGATTTACACACTGCTGAAGATGACCTAGTTGCTGTGGTAGCTAATGCTATTCAGAACATGGACGTAGTTGAGGGCTCACATCAAATAGAACAGACACCCACTCAAACACACAGCAGTCATGACGATCAAATGGAAATTGATAAGGATATCGAGCTtgatgaggaagaaagaCAACACCGAGAATGGGCAAGGCTACTGCGACAAGGCATCTTGGAGACAGAAAAAACAGAGACTGATAATATTGATCACATACAAGAAAATGAGGAGAATCTagatgatgaggatgaaaaTCTAAGAAGAGCCATTTTGGAATCATTAAATGAGCTAAATGTACCGCAATCGACTAAACAAACTAAGAAAGCTtctaagaagaagaagaaagaaaaagataaagataaaaataaaaagcCAGAGAAAGGAACCGAAAAGAAGCCTGATAagaaatcagaaaagaaatcagaaaagaaatcagaaaagaaatcagaaaagaaatcagaaaagaaatcagaaaagaGTACAGATAAGAAATCAGATAGAAAGCAGGAAAAAAAGTCCGACAAAAAGAGTACTAAAAAATCtgacaaaaaattaataaaaaaatctgATAATTTAGTAATACCGAAAACTCCCTCCAAGATACAacaaaaatcaaataatcaATCTGAACAACTAAAGAccattgatgatgatatcAGCTTACTAAATTTTGAAGACGTGATCCAAGGCTTTATGAAGGAAGGTGAAGAAGCTGGTAACAAATATGCAACAGCTGGCGATGATAATTTTGCCGCTgatgaaattgttgaagCAACTTTGAAAGCCTTTGAAAAGGAGCTTCTCAATGTTActgaaaaagataaaaaaaagaagaaaaaaccAATACGACAGtcttcaacaacaaaagatACTgctatttcaaatttgaaatcaaaaactaaaaagTCGAAAAAGGATAATAAAACTATCACCCCTAATCATATTTCAACAGTGGCCAAAAAGCATATTTCTAATGAAACTCCTAAGGCTAATTTACAaacagatgatgatgagtACGCCAAGGCATTAGCTGATGTTGTAGAGCAAGTTGTGAGCAAATCGTTTGTTTCCAATGAAAAAGCCTCtgagatgaagaaaaaagccGAAACGCCTAGAGCTGTGATACCGCCTATACAGAAACGTATAAGTGGTCCAAGCAGTTTAcagaaacaacaacaagTGATTCCTAAGGAGAAAGTTGCACAGAAATCCAAGTCTGTGAAAGAGACAAAACATAAGAAAGATGTAAAAAAACAGAAACCAGAGAAAACACACAAACTAGAGGCTGCTGAGGAGCCTTTTGATATGAATGCTATCATGAAAAATGCTATGGATATGGCATTTCAAAACCATGAGAGCAATGACCTGGATACTTCAGTTATTGAAGAATTCAACCGTGGGCTAGGCGATATGACCATTGCGGACATTCTTGCTCCAAAAAGCTTGAAagcaaagaagaaaacgatctctaaaaagaaatcttcAGCAGAATTAGATGATAGGGGGTCTGATAAAAGCAAATCCAAACTAATAGCAACAAAGTCGAAACTCCCAGATAAGGTTGATAACAATAACCACCGTTTACCAAGTGCTGCTGTGGTTACACCTAGTGTAGTTCATGAAACTAATctagaagagaagaaaaaggatTTAAAAGCgaaagataataaaacaGAACTTACTGATTTAAGAGTCAAGACACTACCATCCTCTCAACAAATTAAAGTTTTTAAAGTTAATGCTGGCGGTAGGGAAGCTGTTAATCATGATGCTAGTGCCCCAATATTAcataaaatcaaattctCCAATCGTTCAGATGAAAGACAGAAAACGATGCCAGTAACAAAAACAATAGAAACTACAAGAATGAAACTCTCTAAGCAATATTTAGCTGCTGTTAATGAAGCAGTTTCCCTagtcaagaagaaaagggCTGCCTTGAATaaacagaagaaggaagaagagagGAGGTTAAGACAGGAGCGAAAAGAACAGAAGAAACTCAAGAAACTTCaagagaaggagaagaaagagaaggagTCCAGAGAACTAGAGGAAATCGTGGCAAAAGGACCACCATATCCAGCAGATCTTAGATTGACGAAAAGCGGCAGACCAAAAAAGCCATATAGAAGGTGGACAAAGGAAGAAATGGAGGCAAGAGTGCAAAAAAGTACTGAGGAAGCATTAAAACCaaagaaagtgaaaaaggtaaagaaaaagaaagataagaaaCCTAAAAAACTCTCATTAAAtgcattgaagaaaataccaCTGTTCAACTTGTCGAAAGGGTTAACTCCATTAATGGCAAGTTTAAGTTACCTGTCTGATGGAAAATCCAGCAGAAAAGAttctcaaaataataacattGTTCAGAAGTCTAATAATATGAGTTCTGAGGAGATGGCGATGAATGCTGcaaaaaatcagaaaaatGCAACAAACATTACGTATTATGATCCATCATGTGATGCAATTGTCCGCAAAGAGATCATCGAATACCATCCTCCTTGGGTAATACCTAACAATCCTCCATTAACTCTTCCAGTCGTTACTCTCCTAAGAAGAGATGCGATTGACAAACTGGTTCCAAGTGGTAAAGCAAGCAAacgaaagaaaaaaacatCCGAATATGGAACAGTTAGTGCTAGAGAAAAGATGATGTCTTCTATTTTGGGTCCAATTGTCAATACTTTGAAAGCTGCAGCAAAAGCTAAGACTGCCTCAGGTGCATCCCCAGAAGAAGCAAGCAAATACCTAGCAACTATTATTCAATACACAAAAAACACAATAGTGAAGGCCCTTCTAAATGCTAGGTCATCACAATTGCAATCAATCAAAACGGAGACATCAGTACGTCTTGATTCTCCATCTTTGACTAATGGAAGTCAAACCATTCCTATTTTCAATTCAAGGAAGATAGTGAATTCTGGTAACCGTGAAGGGAATTTAATAAGCCCAAAAAAAGGTACAATCACAATTGATGACAAAGAAGACACAACCAAGAAACACGCAGTTCCtataaaaattgaagaagaagtgaCAATTCATGACTTTACGCCTGTGAGGACGCAAATACCATGGAATAATTATCACATCTTATTGTCAAACAATGACGCAATAAAAGAATACGAAAGATTACAACTTTGGAGAGAAGCAACTGTCAATGATATCTGTCATAACAACGGACACATTAATGACATCTCTAATGATGACATCAATATGATCAATTCAGATCATGGAGATATGACCGATGACGGGGAAATGGCTATCGATCCATCTTTATATGGTATGGATAAAAGTGCATCTCATCCTATTGAAAACAACATAGAACCTGTCTTATCTcataataacaaaacttCCCAACCAACCTCAATATTAATAGAAGACAATGAACTTCATCCTCCAAGTACGAAACATATAGagaaaaacttcaaaaatacaCCAAACTCTGTTGGGAATTATGCACATATTGTAGATATTAACGATGAAAGCCATAGCATCACGATAGATGTTGGAGTAGACGAATCCGTAGAAAACCCGCTATCAGAGATTAACGAAACACATGTAAAGTTTGACAATCCCAAGCCGACATCTCGTGATTCTGATGCGCATATCTCAACAGGTTCTAACAAAGCTGACAATCACAAAAGTTCAGACGAGAATAATACTAGTGAGGAAATTGGTAGCCAGAGAAACTTCAATTCAAATGATAATGACAAAGGTCCATTGATAAATAGGTTGATCCGTGAACAGCTCATAGATTTGGATCATGAATCACAAAAAGAAGGCTCTATGCCAGATTTTAGTGATCTGATTTCTAATACACTAAGCTCTGTACTGCCTGAAATTGAGAAAAGTGCAACGACGATGAAAAAACCAAGAAAGGTTAATAAAGAAACACCAAACAATGTATTAAACTTAGATGGGTTAGTGCCACCTGTTAGCAAGATAATTAAGAAGGAGGAAAGCGCTGAAAGACTATCTCCAACTGGTCGCGTGAATCACACTTTGCCTAAAAAACTAGTTATACCGTTAAACAACATCTCGAACTCCAATAACACATTACCTTCTGTAAAAACTGAGGAGAAATCAGTAGTTAAAAAAGAGGTGGTAAAAATTGTAAAACCCAGACCAGTTACTCCTACCTTCAGCTTCAATATCCcgaatttgaaaaactaTCCTGGTATGGCTACACTAGTAACTAAGTTGTTAAAGAAGTATCTTACCGCAGAGGAGTTTAACCAATTCAAAAGGGAATCTAATAAAGagaggaaaagaaaatggagGGAAGCGAACTCGCAGAAAAACTGGGAGAATGATCTAAGATCACGGCTAAAGAGGCGCGCTAATGAAAAGTTTGGACctgaaaataatgaagCGAAACAGAAATGGattcaagaagaatttgACTCAAGGGTTTCAAAAGACAAAATTAAACTCGAAGGAAGTGAAACGATAGATAGATCGGGAAACACAGTGATGACTGACAGCGATTCTTTACAAATTCTTGCAGGTAGTTTCGGTAAATTAGATCTTGCTAGAAAAATCGAAACAGAAGTTAATGACATTATCGAAGATTTCATTGAGAACTCTAACAAGAAAAAACGGAAAGTGACGAAAAATAAAGACATTCCAGCCAACTAA
- the RMT2 gene encoding protein-arginine N5-methyltransferase (CAGL0K06457g~Ortholog(s) have protein-arginine N5-methyltransferase activity, role in peptidyl-arginine methylation and cytosol, nucleus localization) codes for MSELHSLLTFPVRPISEEHYLGELSRFLKAGIPATYTLEQVAAFERSELREDADEVSDEEEQSNTTPLHILARSLPGNLSDDEEQVVLHMMDMLFEYGAGWNFIDFENKTVGDLILERNGGNRESPLYQRVVEAGVSAELLLRKLNGGDVEFIDENEIDICAEASAEVVPKDALDDSTGKVSSVSDDDATAADPDTYLNTKLKYTEDALITENNKDGVMMDWETDIMKLAADTLVSRKPVGESVVLNIGFGMGIIDTFIQERNPKKHYICEAHPDVLKKMKNDGWYQKPNVVILEGKWQDSLNKLLDEGNVFFDGIYYDTFSEHYEDMLDLYDIVVGLVNPEGVFSFFNGLGADRPLCYDVYKKIVEVDVATYGMNCEYTYVDLKGKLPDWKDVKRSYYNCEYYYHPKISFA; via the coding sequence ATGTCTGAGCTACATAGTCTACTAACCTTTCCGGTGAGACCAATTTCGGAAGAGCACTATCTTGGGGAGCTCTCTCGGTTCCTAAAGGCTGGTATTCCTGCAACGTACACGTTAGAGCAAGTGGCAGCGTTTGAAAGAAGTGAGCTTCGAGAAGATGCTGATGAGGTATCTGATGAGGAGGAGCAATCCAATACTACTCCGTTGCATATACTTGCCAGGTCGTTGCCTGGAAACCTGAGCGATGATGAAGAGCAAGTGGTGTTACACATGATGGATATGCTTTTTGAGTATGGTGCCGGGTGGAATTTTATAGACTTCGAGAACAAAACGGTTGGTGACTTGATTCTCGAAAGAAATGGTGGTAACAGAGAGTCTCCATTATATCAGCGTGTCGTCGAAGCGGGAGTTAGTGCTGAATTACTACTTCGTAAGTTGAATGGAGGTGACGTGGAATTCATCGATGAAAATGAGATTGATATATGTGCTGAGGCGTCAGCGGAAGTGGTACCAAAAGATGCACTTGATGACAGCACGGGCAAGGTTTCATCTGTTTCGGATGATGATGCTACTGCAGCAGATCCAGACACCTACTTAAATACAAAATTAAAGTATACAGAAGATGCGCTGATAAcagaaaacaataaagaTGGTGTTATGATGGATTGGGAAACTGACATAATGAAACTAGCTGCTGATACATTGGTTTCACGCAAACCAGTGGGAGAGTCTGTGGTACTTAATATTGGATTTGGTATGGGCATCATTGACACATTTATACAAGAGAGGAATCCAAAAAAACACTATATTTGCGAAGCGCATCCCGATGTActaaagaaaatgaaaaatgaCGGTTGGTATCAGAAGCCAAATGTTGTGATTTTGGAGGGTAAATGGCAAGACTCACTGAACAAATTATTAGATGAGGGTAATGTGTTTTTTGATGGAATATATTATGACACATTTAGTGAACACTACGAAGATATGCTGGATTTATACGATATCGTTGTCGGTCTGGTTAATCCAGAAGGTGTTTTCTCGTTCTTCAACGGGTTGGGTGCTGATAGACCACTTTGTTATGACGTTTATAAGAAGATTGTAGAAGTTGATGTTGCAACTTATGGTATGAATTGTGAATACACATATGTCGATTTGAAGGGCAAGCTTCCTGATTGGAAGGATGTGAAAAGATCATACTACAATTGTGAATATTATTACCATCCCAAAATATCATTTGCATGA
- the PKH3 gene encoding protein kinase PKH3 (CAGL0K06479g~Ortholog(s) have protein kinase activity and role in MAPK cascade involved in cell wall organization or biogenesis) yields MTSRKRSPHEFIFKEELGHGSYSTVYKALDKKDLKKPYAIKVCSKRHIIKEAKVKYVTIEKNTLNLLARGNHPGIVKLYYTFHDEENLYFVLDYASGGELLSLLHKMGTFTDSWAKHFAAQLVDTLEFMHARGVIHRDLKPENVLLSKEGILMITDFGAAATQNNFSDKDNTRSNANEGIPKDDVPSSGDKTECSSFVGTAEYVSPELLLYNKCSFGSDIWALGCMVYQFIQGFPPFRGENELKTFEKIVSLDYSWNPERQTNFGTINIQVVNLVRRMLTIDTTQRATIDQIKRDPWFANVDWGDKKKLWRGIWQIQNQITPTNAYISPSNMHTNVSHQNILQNRQLHVIDTPLRNIPVTKQKRKKPAKEFNTTSSIVEWRKKLGIASSSTHNSTQSISNIVVDSFKPELPTNKVIITKEIPVGNVSINQVGANLDSQSPIPTSMKLQNQPSNKELNRTPQTIHPIPAINSLNSPTLPNPNPNPIPPHQDLKGKINHSNEPAIVSASQSNFVNPAHIGHNSAVREIAETKKRDQQRNISNSNMNLNYTNSLEEVPQMNDGGLSNGVQDENRSRQSSTSNVEASQSTMRIACDMPNGDSKLKNQSSQVEREETIKKPLKITPGLEILKQDFVYVKTISYDAAGPDMAINSYKTINDDLITSLVAKHKSSLRPINIFPQLLVLYKDGSLAYKEVNTESRKGEKALNPMVNLGDVNLSMYDFEFDESLRRGFLILEKYKYKLWFISLPSYSLLATFPRELTTRLLINNNEKWIDSFFRTRKIIENGFDIDKKIEGLDIKEKKETPAGKPKDELISPTTEKNGSLPPKKADSIKSKKSISSSLNSSTPPVLKKKQATDVKEKPLSKESMNSSTTKTKKPIKPKLRQPPHINTGHSSLVNTTNSGRKRSVSSTPSTPQSPVPNMKVPPRPGSVSHGSPIQYSPSAFSPKPGANSEKIHVSSSRYEVIQSIKNNGNLIDRNQASSGASAAFRSLQKR; encoded by the coding sequence ATGACTTCGAGAAAACGATCCCCACACGAATTTATCTTTAAAGAAGAGCTTGGTCATGGCTCGTACTCTACTGTTTACAAAGCGCTAGACAAAAAGGATCTCAAAAAACCATATGCCATCAAAGTGTGTTCAAAGAGGCATATAATCAAAGAAGCCAAGGTGAAGTATGTCACGATTGAGAAGAATACCTTAAACCTTCTGGCTCGTGGGAACCATCCAGGAATCGTAAAGCTATACTATACCTTCcatgatgaagaaaacttGTATTTTGTATTGGACTATGCCTCTGGTGGTGAGTTACTGTCATTGTTACATAAGATGGGGACTTTCACGGACAGCTGGGCAAAACACTTTGCAGCACAATTAGTGGATACATTAGAGTTTATGCATGCAAGGGGAGTTATACATAGAGACTTAAAGCCAGAAAATGTTCTTTTAAGTAAGGAGGGTATACTTATGATTACAGATTTTGGTGCAGCAGCAACTCAGAACAATTTCTCCGATAAGGATAATACCAGATCAAATGCGAACGAAGGCATTCCTAAGGATGATGTGCCATCCTCTGGCGATAAGACTGAATGTTCATCCTTTGTTGGTACTGCAGAATACGTTTCACCCGAACTACTTCTGTATAATAAGTGCAGTTTTGGTTCAGACATTTGGGCATTAGGCTGTATGGTATATCAATTCATTCAAGGTTTCCCACCATTCAGAGGCGAAAATGAACTGAAGACGTTTGAGAAAATAGTATCGTTGGATTATTCGTGGAACCCAGAACGACAAACCAACTTTGGGACTATCAACATTCAAGTGGTAAATCTAGTAAGGCGAATGTTGACCATTGATACTACTCAGAGAGCTACTATAGATCAAATAAAACGGGATCCGTGGTTTGCAAATGTTGACTGGGGtgacaaaaagaaattgtgGAGAGGAATATGGCAGAtacaaaatcaaataacTCCTACAAATGCTTATATATCTCCTTCTAATATGCATACAAATGTTAGTCACCAAAATATACTACAAAACCGCCAACTGCACGTAATAGACACGCCACTGAGAAATATCCCCGTTACTAAACAAAAGAGGAAAAAGCCAGCCAAAGAATTCAACACCACTAGCAGTATTGTAGAATGGAGAAAAAAGTTAGGTATTGCGTCCTCATCCACTCACAATAGCACACAAAGCATTAGCAACATTGTCGTGGACTCGTTTAAACCAGAACTACCGACCAACAAAGTTATAATAACTAAAGAGATACCAGTTGGCAATGTATCTATAAATCAAGTTGGCGCAAATCTTGATAGCCAGTCACCAATACCCACTTCTATGAAGCTGCAAAATCAACCCTCTAATAAGGAATTAAATCGTACACCACAAACGATCCATCCCATACCAGCAATCAACTCACTCAACTCACCAACATTACCCAATCCAAATCCAAATCCAATACCTCCGCATCAAGATttaaaaggaaaaataaatcattCTAACGAGCCGGCCATTGTCTCTGCTAGTCAGTCGAATTTCGTCAATCCAGCCCATATTGGCCATAACAGCGCTGTTCGTGAAATAGCGGAAACTAAAAAAAGAGACCAGCAAAGGAACATATCTAACTCAAATATGAATTTAAACTATACCAACAGTTTGGAAGAAGTGCCTCAAATGAATGACGGTGGCCTATCAAATGGAGTTCAAGATGAAAATAGATCCAGACAAAGCAGTACTTCTAACGTTGAAGCTAGCCAGTCCACTATGAGGATAGCATGTGATATGCCTAATGGTGATAGCAAACTCAAAAACCAATCATCTCAAGTTGAGAGAGAAGAAACCATTAAAAAACCTTTGAAAATAACACCAGGCTTAGAGATCTTGAAACAAGATTTTGTTTACGTCAAAACAATTAGCTATGATGCTGCTGGACCAGACATGGCTATTAACTCTTATAAAACAATCAACGATGATCTGATCACATCATTAGTTGCAAAACACAAGAGTTCTTTAAGACCAATAAACATATTTCCACAACTTCTTGTTTTATACAAGGATGGATCTCTGGCTTATAAAGAAGTGAATACAGAATCTAGGAAAGGTGAAAAAGCTCTGAATCCTATGGTCAACCTGGGTGACGTGAACCTTTCTATGTATGATTTCGAGTTTGATGAATCTTTGCGAAGGGGTTTTTTAATACTGGagaaatataaatacaaaTTATGGTTTATCTCATTACCATCATATTCATTGCTTGCAACATTCCCAAGAGAACTGACTACGagattattaataaataacaatGAGAAATGGATTGACAGTTTTTTCCGTACAAGGAAAATCATTGAGAATGGATTTGATatagataaaaaaatagaaggTCTAGATATTAAGGAGAAAAAGGAAACACCAGCTGGTAAACCCAAGGACGAGCTAATTTCACCAACAACCGAAAAGAATGGCAGTCTACCGCCTAAAAAGGCAGATTCgataaaatcaaagaaatccATTTCAAGTTCTTTGAATTCTTCCACACCACCTGTTCTTAAAAAGAAGCAGGCAACTGACGTAAAGGAAAAACCCTTAAGTAAAGAATCCATGAATTCAAGTACGACAAAAACGAAAAAACCCATTAAACCTAAACTTCGCCAACCTCCTCATATCAATACAGGCCACAGTTCTTTAGTTAATACTACGAACTCCGGTAGAAAACGATCCGTATCGAGCACACCAAGCACACCTCAATCTCCAGTTCCGAACATGAAAGTCCCTCCCAGACCAGGCTCAGTAAGCCATGGTTCTCCTATTCAATATTCACCTTCAGCATTCAGCCCAAAACCAGGAGCTAATTCTGAGAAAATTCATGTTAGTAGCAGCAGATATGAAGTGATTCAAAGTATCAAAAACAATGGTAATCTCATTGATAGAAACCAAGCAAGTAGTGGAGCATCCGCGGCATTTAGAAGTTTGCAGAAACGCTAA
- the TLG1 gene encoding Tlg1p (CAGL0K06501g~Ortholog(s) have SNAP receptor activity, role in endocytosis, vesicle fusion and SNARE complex, endoplasmic reticulum, endosome, trans-Golgi network localization) yields MSADPFQEVVDDTREQMKRLAQYLSQHESSSSISPQDEEVAEVQEIVDDIAETLVDLNRSVDVIEKNNANGVDIENRRETIAQLKDQYEKLKLRFKVQLDTHNSQAEANITVDLEEPDDQNNMTGGQANPFQEQMLREQDTQLDDIHQTMKNLHLQAETMGQELEDQGQLLDDMDQGMDTVAGKLARGRRQLEWVYEKNKERYNDCCIMLLIIALIVLLVLAFIA; encoded by the coding sequence ATGAGTGCTGATCCATTTCAGGAAGTTGTAGATGACACGAGAGAGCAGATGAAGAGGCTGGCGCAGTATTTGAGCCAGCATGAGAGTTCTAGCTCAATTTCACCACAGGATGAGGAAGTTGCAGAAGTTCAGGAGATAGTAGATGATATTGCTGAGACTCTAGTCGATCTGAACCGTAGTGTTGATGTTATTGAGAAAAATAACGCTAATGGCgttgatattgaaaacagAAGAGAAACTATAGCGCAACTGAAAGACCAATATGAAAAGCTGAAACTTCGATTCAAGGTACAATTGGATACACACAATTCTCAGGCGGAGGCAAACATTACCGTTGACCTAGAAGAGCCTGATGATCAGAATAACATGACTGGAGGTCAAGCGAATCCATTCCAAGAACAAATGCTTAGGGAGCAAGACACTCAGCTGGATGATATACACCAGACCATGAAAAACTTACATCTGCAGGCAGAAACTATGGGTCAAGAGCTAGAAGATCAAGGTCAATTGCTGGACGATATGGATCAAGGTATGGATACTGTTGCTGGTAAACTTGCTCGAGGTAGACGACAACTTGAGTGGGtttatgaaaaaaataaggaGAGATACAATGACTGTTGTATAATGTTGTTGATTATAGCTCTGATAGTTTTGTTGGTCTTGGCATTTATTGCATGA
- the SDC1 gene encoding Sdc1p (CAGL0K06523g~Ortholog(s) have histone methyltransferase activity (H3-K4 specific) activity, role in chromatin silencing at telomere, histone H3-K4 methylation and Set1C/COMPASS complex localization), translating to MEISDVLSKEPEACAPPPSEPVVKPEPEVKQEKQDIKTESPVATPAISLTEQKPATGSGINLVETIGGSQTRRYLNDKVTPVLLEGMRKIAVEQPADPLRVLGEYLIERSDN from the coding sequence ATGGAGATCAGCGATGTTTTGTCTAAGGAACCTGAAGCCTGtgcaccaccaccatcagAGCCTGTTGTTAAGCCAGAGCCGGAAGTAAAACAAGAGAAACAGGATATCAAGACGGAGTCGCCAGTAGCTACACCGGCAATTTCTCTTACTGAACAGAAACCAGCTACAGGTAGTGGGATCAACTTGGTAGAGACAATAGGTGGATCTCAGACAAGGAGATACCTAAATGATAAGGTAACACCAGTTTTATTGGAGGGCATGCGTAAGATAGCTGTGGAGCAACCTGCAGATCCGCTACGGGTATTGGGTGAATATCTGATAGAACGCAGTGACAATTAA